Below is a window of Camelina sativa cultivar DH55 chromosome 11, Cs, whole genome shotgun sequence DNA.
AACTATACCGGTTAATGATCAATTAGTTTTTATCTCTTAATGTCATTTTCCAGCTTCCAATTCGCAATTCCATTTTAATCTTTTCAACTCGACCCATGAAGATAActattttttgtcaatttttttttgtaaacgaTTTATTTCCGATTTGGTTGTATGAGCCTTTGTCTAATAGTATTAGACTAGTTCTCAGTCTTGCGTCCGTCTCATTCTCTTGTTATTTTAGAGCCAATAAATATTCTTTGAATCATGTCAACACTTACAAAGCTTTTAGGAAACATAGTAAATATCATCAAACTATGCATTACATGTATATATCGTTCTCAAAATATGATTTTCCCTTAAACTAGAGCAAAAAAAAGACTTAGACGAGAGTCCCACCGCTGACGTACTCAGTAAAGGCCAAAGCAACTAGACCGAGCATAGCGAAACGACCGTTCCATAGCTCAGCGTCTGACGTCATGAACCCTTTTGACTTTGCCTCGGCCCTTATTCCTTTGAACAATGGAACCATCGATGCCAACGTCAGCAACGCTGTTGTTCCAAGAAACCACCCGACGCCACCGTCGGAGATCTGAGCGAACACGTTCTCTCCCTTCGACAACTCCACCGCGATGGCAGCCACGAATCCAACCATGGCTAGTCTTCCGTTGATCCTCTCGGGCGCTGGACCGCTGAATGCTAGTAAATCTCTAAACTTCGTACTCacctaaacaagaaaacaaatcattCAACTCAcaaattaatcaagaacattCATTATACGGGAACACTTTGGGCTTAAAATGATTACAAGACTATGCTAACGCAAAGTCACATTACATAGTCAAATTTCTAATGATGTTTATATAAATGACTTCGACCACTAgatcaaatataattatatatataccttaggCTTGCTAACTGGAGGAGGAGATGGTGGCATTTGCGGTTGAGCGGCCGAGGTCGAGGGCACGGAAGAGTCTTCCTTGATAGGATCTCCCTGAGCCATGCACCTGACTCCAACCGGAGCATTCCTCTTGAAGAAGAGTTGCTTTGTGTTTCTGATGTTGCGTGTACTCAATCCACCGGAAGGAGCGGCAAACACTGACTGCATGTTGAACGACGCCGTTGCCATTTTTGAATAGGATCGAAGAAGATTGGAAGTAGTGAGAGGAATTGAAATTAACTCTAATGACTTGAGGATTGAGATGGAGGTTGTTTGTGTTGTAACTCAAAGATCATATCTTTATTTATAGATCTAGGTGAAATGTGAATGATAGGTCTAgtattttctgaattttatgTCGTTCTTTGTCTTTATTGATTTATGGGATACTCATTTTTTGCGTTTGTGGTGTGTAGTATTGAGTAATATAAtagaaagaaat
It encodes the following:
- the LOC104723715 gene encoding early light-induced protein 2, chloroplastic-like, producing the protein MATASFNMQSVFAAPSGGLSTRNIRNTKQLFFKRNAPVGVRCMAQGDPIKEDSSVPSTSAAQPQMPPSPPPVSKPKVSTKFRDLLAFSGPAPERINGRLAMVGFVAAIAVELSKGENVFAQISDGGVGWFLGTTALLTLASMVPLFKGIRAEAKSKGFMTSDAELWNGRFAMLGLVALAFTEYVSGGTLV